The segment TATGGATAAGGCTGGTGACTTTTAAGGTTTCAAAAATCGATTCCATCGAATCTTCAATGGGGAGGGTAAAACAAGCGGAAAGCTGCCCTAATTCTTTTCCCGCGTTCATCAGGCACGGGGAATTAGGCAGGAACTCTAAATTAGCCATCATCTTAAAAAATTCCTCCGCCAGGACCTTTACATCCTGCTCTAATACGCCGTACTGTTTATCCGCAACAGCAATAGCATTGGCAACGCGGACAAACAACTGCTCCGGGGTTTCGATAAGTTTACCCTCTTGATCCTTGCGCAGATACCTGCGCTCAAGAACCTTGACGGCGTTAGGGGATAACTTTAATTCCATTTTTCACCTCGAATATTAGGAAGGTTGATTATAAATTACTCAAGCAATATAACAAAGGCAATAACTATTGTCAACAAAAAACTTTACAATATATGGGGTAGCCATTTATTATAATATACTACTGATTGTAGCAAGAGCTTATCCGCCGGCAAAAGGCTTGCAGGACTCCCGGATCACTAATTCCGCGGGAAGCAGAATTTTTTTCGGCGCATTTTTATTTAAAACAATCAGGCGGTTTAATTCTTTGACACTTTCTTCGGCCATCCGGATCAACGGCTGGCGCACGGTAGTCAGCCCAACCGGGCCGTAAAGCCCCGAAGGGTTATCATCAAAACCGACAATCGATAAATCATCCGGAATATTCTTGCCTAATTCACGGGCCACGGCCATTACTTCCAAGGCCATCGCATCAGAGGCGACAAACACAGCGGTTGCCGGATCAAAGGCCTTAATTAACTTCTCGGCCGCGCTTCTGGCTGCCCCGCGGGAATAATCAGTTTGAAATATATAATCCTCTCTGACCTTAATATTATTTTTCGTTAATGCGTGCTTGTAACCCTCCAGGCGCTTGGCTGCCGCCTGAGTCATTACATCCCCGGTAATATGCGCAATTTTTCGATGCCCTAACTCGATCAAATAATTGACCGCGCTCTCGGCGCCCCCGGCATTATCGATGGCGATACAGGAAACATTCAAGTCATCCACATAATAATTAATCACGACACTAGGTATGCCTTTGACTAAAGACTCTTCCAGCTGGGCGCGGTTACCGATAATATCGGAAAAGATTATCCCGCCTACCCCGCGTAAAGATAAGGGAGCGCGCGCGTCGGTTAAATGCAAAAGTAAATCCAGCTTGAGAGCTTCGCACATCGTGCCTACCCCGCGGATAAGCTCCAGGGCGTAGAATGAATAAAATACCCCTTCATAACGCGGAATTACCAAAGCCACAACATTGCTTTTGCCGGTTGCCAGGCGCTGCGCAAAGATAGACGGCTGGAATTTTAATTCGCGGACCGCATTCATTACTTTTATACGATTGGATTCTTTGACCGAGCCGATTTTATTGATCACCCGGGAAACGGTAGTAATGGATACTCCGCTGGCCCGTGCGACATCAACGATAGAATTATTTCTGGAGGGAGATGCTGCTTTTTTAGTGCGTGTCATTAGTGAAAAACTATTTTATATTATCGCCGATTTTTAACGGGGCGCTTGTCCTCTTTATGTCACAGGCGGAAATATTGTCTCTTGTCTGGATTACCGCGATAGAGCCGATTGATTTTTGCGCACGGTAAACATTAAACATATCCCCGACTTTAACTCCCGATGAAAGCCCCAAATCTATAATTACAAAGTTATTCTCCGCATTTACCGCTAAAATCTTACCGGGAAACAACGGCACCTCCGCCTTTTCCGAATAAGGAGAAGAACGCACGATTATCGCCGGCAGTTCCACGGATTCCCTTTTCTTCTCTGAAACAGCCGCGGGCCCGTCGCTTTTAAGCGCATCCGATTCCCTTTTAACAGAACCAATCTGGGAAATCCTTTCGGTGAGCATTATATTCATTTCACCCAAACGCTTCTCCAGCGTAGATTTGGCTTCCTGAAGGCTTTGGACTTTTTGGCTCAAAGTCATCTTACGGATGCTCAAACTCTTTAATTGCCGGACAAGTTCCTCATTCTCAGCCTTAAGTGTTTTCAGGGCGTCTTGGGTGACAGAAGCCTCCTGCTGACGCTGGTTCTGCTTCTTTAACTTATCAATCAATTCATCCCTGACCTTAGTTACCGAGTCATACTTTTTCTGTAAATTGTTCAGCTCTTCGGCCCACTTATCCCTTTCGCCTTTGAGAGAATCTATCTTGCTTTGGTTTCCTCTTAAGTCATTCTCCAGCCGGTTAACCTTGCTCAGCAGAGTAGCATTCTCACTCTTTAAGTCATTGCTTTCCCTAAGCAGTGTTTGCTGCTGGTTAGTTGCCTGCATAAAAAGAAAAAGGCAGACTACGGAAAAACCTATTAAGCCAACAATAATAAATTTTGTTTTCTGTTCCATAACACCCCCTATGGCTTTGCCAAGCGGAAGGCAAACCATCGTTTTCCGACTTATAATTGGGCGAATACTCTCTCTAAAACCAGACTTGCCGCGCCCATGGCCACGGCGTTCTCTCTTAATTGAGAATAAGTAATTTTTAAATCAGCGGTTACTTCGCGAAAAGCCCAATCTACAACTGTATTCCTTACTTTATTTAAAAACTCTTCTCCTGACTCTTCGAAGCCTCCGCCGATAATTACCACCTGCGGGTTAAGCAGGTTAACTAAATAAGCAATTTTTATCCCTAATCTTTTGGCCGCCCGGGCTAGTGCCGCCAGGGCCACTTCATTCTTTAAACGGGAAGCGCTAAATATGCTTTTTAAATCTATGTTCTCTATGCTGGTTGATGTCGCCCGTAAAAATTCTGCTGCCTTTCCTTTATCTTTAAGCAAAATTGCTTTTATCTCATCGATAATTCCCAAATCCATATCCCAACGCTTGACAAAACAAGGGGACCCAGCCGGGCAGTTAAAAAGATCCTGTTCCTTATAATTATAAATAGAAACCTCGCCGGCATATCCTTGCCAGCCGCGATAAAGTTCTCCGTTAATCATGATCCCGCAGCCGACTCCGGAGAACATATAAATAATATCTTTATAAGCTCCTCCTAAATCCAGCCAATGTTCGCCAAAACAGGCGCTGCTGGCGTCATTTTCGATCAATGCCGGCAGATTAAATTCTTTCTCGATTAACCCCTTTAAAGGAAGGTCTACTGAGGCATAAGTATAATAATGGTCCATTTTCTGCGGCCAGCGGATAGAGCCGTCTTTTTTATTAATTAATCCGGCAACGCCTATACCGATACCTTTTATGTTTTCAACATACCCCTTGGAACGCCTTAAGATTTCGCGTACAATTTCTAAAAGGCACTCCGATACTTCCTTAACCGAAGCCTGCGGCCGGGCAATTTGAGTTTTGGTAATAATGTTGCCTTTTAAATCTACCAGAAGACCGACCATATTCATCAGGTTTAATCCCACCCCGATGGCGTATCCGGCGCGTGGGTTTAAATCCAACAACACCGGCCGGCGGCCCCCTTCGGATACGTCCAGCTCCTTTTCATAAACCAGGTTACTCTTGATGAAATCATCGATATAATTAGAAACGCTCACTATATTTATCCCCATCTCCTGAGAGATGTCCGGGCGGCTTATCGGCCCCTGTTTTCTAAGGATACCCAATATCTCAATATTGCGTTTTTCTTTCTCGCTAAAATCTTCTTTTTGTAAATCTAATAAATGCATAGGAGAAAATTACCTCTTATTATAAAAATAAATAAAATATTTATTTTACTTTACTACCAAAGAAGCCTTAAGTCAAGTGATTTCAACCAAGACCCTGTTTCCCGATTGAGCAGGAAACAGGGTCTTGGTTTTTTTTAAGGTGAGGCTGGATTAATAGACATCAACCATTGTAAAAAAACGGTCTATGGCTCCTGCAGGTGAGATTATCACTATATTTATTGCTTTTGTCCCGGCATCAGGATAGGCGCATTGAAAACTGCCATCAGTTACTGCCGGGCTAGCCCCGCCTAAATCACCGCTCCAGAGGTACTGCAGCTCAACTTGATTACAACCGCTCTGCGGCATCTCAATCAGAGAGGAAATTGTGGCTTTTTGATCTTTATCGAGCACATAACTGGAAGATTTTAATTCTGCTTTGCCCATCTCAACTAAGGGGTTGGCATTTTTTAAAGACAGGTCAAGAAAAGTCTTCAAGTTGTAATCGATCTGCTTATCCTCCTGGATCTCTTTAAGCCTGTCTTTAACCAGTGCCGCTGTTGCGGCATAGCTATCCGCGGAATTTTTTAACAACAAACCATAATACTCTTTGGCTTTAACTAAATTGCCTTCCCATTGCGCTAACAACCCTAACTGATAGAAGCTGGAAATAACCTGCGGGCTAAATACGGTTTTAGCCGCGAGCATTTCAAAATATTTCCTTGCTTCATTAATATTTGCCAAAACATATGCCTCAATCATGGCAACTTTATAAACGGCCTCATCAAAATGCTTGGTATCCGGATAAAGCCGGGTTAATTGTAAATAAAGCTTCTCTGCTCCTTTATAATCCCTGAGTTTCTCTAAGTTAAAGGCGCGCAAGTAGATTGTTTCCTGATTAAAAACATTCTTGCTTCCCAATCCTTCTATCTTGGCATAAATTTCTTCAGCATAAGCCAGGTCATAAAGGCCTTGCGGCTTATAAACAAAAAGGCTGGCAATTTCAAACAACTCCTGAACAAGTTTCTCAGGAGCCAGGGTTTTTGAAATCCTTTCCGTATAAATATTATAAACAGCCTGCGCTAATTCTACGTTGCCCCCTTTGTAGAATCCGGCGGCCACGCTTTTAAGCTCTGGATCGGTTATCTTTCCGGCAACCAGCTGATCCACATAAAGTTTATAAATTTGGCGGGCTTTTGTTTTTTCTTCGCCGGCTAAGAGGGCATCGGCAATATCTTTAATCAACTCCGGGTCGCTTTTAACTTTGGCGTAAGCGTTGAGGTCGGCGATCAAATCATCCAAAGACGCTTGCACAAAAGCATCCTGCTGGCCATAATGAAATTGCCAAAGCAGAAGCCTCATCTTTGGCCTCAAGGGATTACCGGTATCAGCCTGCTCGATAACCTTCTGGGCATTCTCTACCAGCTGCTGCCGGTAAGTATTGCCGTTGGCAAAATAATCATCCCAGGATTGTTTTTCTTCCAGGTACTTAAGCTGCAGGTAACGCGCTTGGGCTTTATAAAATTTTAGGCAAAGCGGATCAACCTTATCCTTCTCCTTAAAATTATCCAGGAACTCGATAAATTCATTATACTGGTTAGCCGCCAGATATTTTGATTTGGATTCTTCAATACCGGAGCAGCCGGAGGTTTGAGCGCAATAAACCAAAGGCACAGATATCAATAGGCTTAAAAATAATACCGCAGACCTTAAAAAAACTAACATAGGCTAGCCTCCCGCTCTTTTGTTGTGTGTTTTCTTTATTACCGGATGCTTCCAGAATTCCCTTATAACATAATAAGCCTTGCGTGGAATACGTTTATTTAAACCATTCTCAAGGCTTTCCGATAAAGCGCAGATACCAAACCATTCTTCATTCATATTCATGCCGCCCGGCACTCTTATGTCAAAATAATAACTGCCGTTGGACCAGCCGCCTTCGGTATCATGAACCTTCCAGCCTTCCGGATTATCAGGATTATGCTTCCACCATTCATCCGTCCACTCAAAAACCGTCCCGCCTATGCAATTACCCGCGCCTTTTTTGTTATTGGCTAAATTCTCATAGATCTGCTGCCATTGTGACTGCAGGAAGAACGCCTGCATATTCTGGTCTTCTCTTTTTAAGTAAGCATCGTAGCAATCCGCGCCGAATTCAGATAATAATACCGGTTTATCGAAAGTCATCCTGAGGGATTTAAAAAGATTCCCGAAAGTTTTACCGCGGTAAATTATACAGGCCACAAAATCAACATCCCGGCAAAATTTGTCGGCAGAATCCAACCCCACCAACTCACCATTACCTAATCCTACGGGATGCTTGGAATCAATTTTATGTATTTCTTTGGATATGTCATTTACAAAAGAGTAATAAATTTTTGCGCGCAGTGCTTTTTGCCTCTGGGGGTTGGCCTCCTGATCAACCTCGGGGCTTGACCAGGGATTCACATGCCCCAGGCAGGAATAATTATTCTCATTCCCTAAGATCCACCCGAGGATTCCGGGCTCATCTTTATAAAGCTTGACCATCTCTAATACCTGAGCCTTTACTTTATCCTGGAATTTTTGGTCGCCGTAAAAAGGACAGGGATATTCCCAGAACCCCAGCCAGTCACCCAAAAGCGTTCGGATTCCGTATAAGTTATATAAATCCCGGATTACCCGCTTTACTTCTTCGGGGTTATCATGCGCTTGATAAAGACGAATAGTATTAATCCCCATCTCCTTCATCAGCTTACCGTCAACCATCCAGGGCTTATTTGGATCACCCCACCAGTCATACTCTTGATTTGAGCCTATTGGGATCGGGCTGTAACAGACTCCTTTGATGATATAGGGACGGCCGTTGGCCATAAGACGATAATGTTGATTTTTTAACTTCTGGATATAGACGCCTTCCCTGGGCTGGCAGGCGGACAAAATAAATACAAACAAAAAACTACAGGCTACAAGCAAAAAATGCCTGTAACCTGTAGCTTTGGAATTACTATTTTTATTATTCAAACTTGATCTCATCCAGATAGAAGGTAGCGCCTTCCGGGTTATTGTCCACATTTGCCGACCAGCAAAAACCGCCGATAATATACGACAAATCTTTGCCTTTTAAATCAATGGTATATTGAGTCCACTCTTTATTCAAGAGGACCGGGCCGATGGTTGCGCTATCTGAATCCGAAAACTCTCCCATAATACCGCCGACCTTAAACTCTTCAATGCGCTCTGCGCCTTTTGCCCCGCGCGCCCAGAAGGTAAGCTTGGTGGCTTTGGAAAGATCAAAACCCGCGTCAACGCCACCCCAGTTGTTAGCCGGATTCTGCCAGAAAATTCCTGCCCAGCGCGCACCTTGGGCGGCTTTTCCGTTATAGATTATTTTAATGCAAGTATCGCCTAAATACGGATCTTCTTTTGAAGCTCCGTCATATTTTATATCGCCGTAATCACCCATCCAGCCGCTAGGTATAAAATGGTTGGCTGAAGTTGACCGGTCGGCATAAATATAGAACGGCATTGCCTGCTGTTTTTTACCTTCGGGTTTTAAAGCCGTATCCGCCTCGAATTTTACATCATCAATATAGAATGTGGCCCCGTCCGGATTTAAATCGGCGGTGGTGGTCCAGCCAAAAGCACCGTTAACATAAGAAAGGTCCTTGCCCACTAAATTAACTGTGTACTGTTTCCAGGCGTTAGTCAATTCAATAGGGCCCATCTCAACCATCACGGTATCAGGATAGGTTCCCTTGATCCCGCCGACCATCACTTTCTGGATCACTTCGCCGCCTTTTGCCCCGCGCGCCCAGAAGGTAAGCTTGGTCATGCCGGTTAAATCAAAACCGCCTTTTTTGTTTCCCCAGTTGTTTGAAGGATTCTGCCAGTAAACTCCGGCCCAACCCTGATTTTGTGATTTCTTGGCGCTATAAATAAATTGAATGCTGGTTGTCCCGCTATGCGGATTATCCGCTGCTTGGTCATTCATTTTAATATCGCCGTAATCACCCATCCAGCCGGAAGGAATATAATGATTATCCTTGGCGTTTTTATCCAAGTAGATCACAAATTCCTTAGGGCCTGCGGCTTTTTCTTCGGCTGCGGCCATGCCGCAAACCAAAAGACTTAAAGCCAGTAATACTGCTGACAACTTTTTCATACCACACCTCCTGCCCACAAGGGCATACCCGCGCAATTCATTATAAGCGCGGGGTAACTTTCCTTTATCTCCACTTTTTCTGATACATATAATACGCTTTGCGCAATTGCCGCAAAAACGGGCTTAGTTTACCATCCCCCTGGCCGGCCATACCCAGCCACTCCTCATGCATATATCCATCGGGAAACGGCCCGGTCCATAAACCTTTGGTATCATGAATTGCCGGTTCATAAGCCTTCCACCATTCATCCAGCCATTCAAAGACCACTCCGCCTATGGCATTACCCGCTCCATTTTCAAATGCCATATTATTCTGAATATCTTCCCAGGAACCTAAATGATATTGCGCCTGCAGTTCCTCAGCCTCATCGACACTTTTTCCCTCAGCGTATGCCGGGCAGCCAAACTCGGTAATAAAAGCCGGCTTGCCTGCCTGCTCCTTAACCTGCCTCCAAAAAGCGCCAAAACCATAATCCCCGCGGTAAGCATTGGTACCAAAGATATCTATATCCGGGGCATTCTTGCCGAATTTATCCAAAAATAAAATATCTCCGCTGCATATGGCTACCGGGTGATTTGGGTCGATAGACTTAATTATCCTGGCCACTTCATTGGCAAATTTAAAATAAGCTTCCGGATATTCATTGGCATTACAAGCATACCCGTAAACATTCTCATTGCCCAGGAGCCAGAATAAAATGTAAGGCTCATCTTTAAACTCATTGACCATTCCTTTGACCGACTCAATCATTTTTTTCTTTTGCTCTTCATTATTATAGTCGGTCCCGGGATTCCAGGTTGCTCCTGAGCCGATGGCGTATTTGCCCAAAAAATCCCCCATAATTACGCTTATACCATAAGTATTATACATATCACGCATTAATTCTTTATTTACCTTTAAAGGATGATGGTAAAGGCGGATGGTATTAACGCCCATATCCTGCATCAATTTAAAATCACCGACAGCCGGCTCATCGGCATCCTGGATATTGTTCCTGTTCTTATCCACAAAGGCATCATATGGCCCGTCGATTTTTCCGTTTCCGTCAAGATCCTCCTCCATCCAGTTCTTCAGGGTTCCGTCATCCGGAGACTGGCCTACTTTTGTCGGCGCGTAAGTAATCCCTTTAATAATATAAGGCTTATCTTCAACCACTAACTGCCAATCATCATTATTATACTGCACTAGACGCACTTTACCATGGCCAATCTTCTTTTTAATCCCCACCGATTCAGCCGTAGGCTTAGGCTTGACTGCTTCCTGGGCCATGTCAACTTTGACGAATTTTCCGGGATTAGTTACCGCGATATCATTGGAGATATCATTGTCAAAACCATTAATGATATCGATCCGGGCGCCTTCCAGTTTATAACCCAGCTGGGGATTGCGCCTGAGCAGAAAATTTATTTTGGCAATCGCGGCCTGGCCCACATACCAGGGGGTATGCCAATAAGTCCAACCGTAGCTGCCGGGGAAATGCACGACAATCGAATAATAACATTTAATCGCCTGGGTAATTAAACCGGCCTTCTCCAAAATCAAACCAGTGCCATACAACTTTACCCCTTGCGGCTCGCTGGAGGTTGTCCATTTGACAAACGCCGCCTCTAAATCCGGGGAATAAAGAAAATCCCAAACATCCCCCTCCAGGCGCTTGTCTTTAATCACCTGCTTAAAAATCGGATCCTTCCTGACCGCGCTGTTGTTGGGATAAACACCTTCTCCAACTGCCTCGATTAAACCCTTCTGGTCGGCGATAACATATTTATAATCTTTGGTCCCGGTGTTTTGAAATTCGCCGTATTTGGCGTAATCGACAAATTCTTCTTTACCCGGATCAAATAGAGATAATTTTGTCAGAAGCTGGCTGACTTTTTTCTTCTGCTCTACTTCTATGGAGCCGGTCTCGATTTTTTTAATGCTTTGTTCGGCAGCCAGTTTTATCGACCAGAACCAGCCGCGCGGGTCCCATCCCTGGCCATAAGAATATTTATCGATGATTAATTTGAATATTTTTTTGGCCTCATCAAGTTTCTGCTGGCGCATCAGGCTCTCTGCCTGGATAAAATAACAGGTGGTCACATCATTTAATACCTGCACTGCCTCAATTTCTTTTTTATTCTTAGGCAAAGCGGTTAAAGCTGCCTGCTCTTTATCCGCCTGAGAAGCATACAGATCAATGCATTCCTGAGTATATTTATTCGTAGCCTCGATATCCCTCTTGCCGTGGGCAATCCAGGCCTTAGTGGTCAGCTCCCCTGAAGAAGGCTTGGCCGCAAGGGGGATTGGCTGGGCAGCCAACACACTAGTACACTGGCAGATAAATGCCATCGTAAAAATTAATTTTACAAACTTGAATTTCATCTTATCCTACTACCGCTCCCTGGGTAACGCCTTTAATAATGTATTTCTGCATAAATAGGTATACTAAAATAATCGGCAAAGCGGTGATCGTTAAACCCGCCATTAATAACGGATAATTGGTAACAAACTCGCCTTGAAAAGATTGCAAGGCTACCTGCAGCGGCATAAACTTGCGGTTATCAAAAATAATCAGCGCCAGGATATATTCATTCCATACGGCTAAAGCGTTAAAAACAATCACCACTGCCAACACCGGCTTAGCCAGCGGCAGGGCAACGTGCCACCAAATCCCGATTTTCGAACAGCCGTCAATGCGCGCGGCATCTTCCAGCTCTTTAGGCATCTTATCAAAAAAAGTTTTAAGCAAAAATATACTCGTGGAGAGCCCGACGTTAATCATACACAAAATATAACCAATGGGAGTATTCCTTAAATGTAATTTATTCAATAAGACATAGAGGGCGACAAAACTTCCCGGAATGGGAATCATCATTGCCGCCATAAACATGATGAACAAAAATTTGCTTCCCACAAACCGTAAGCGGCTAAAGGCATAGGCGGCCATGGAAGAAATGATCACTATCCCAAAGACTACCGATACGGTATAGATAATACTGTTACAAAAGTTGCCGCCGAATCCCCCCTCTTTCCAGGCCAAGACATAATTCTCCAGGCGGAACTGGTGCGGGATCAAAGAAATATCCTTAAAAATCATATCCTGGGTTTTAAGGCTGGAGACAATCATCCAAAGCAGCGGATAGAGACAGGTTATGGCCACGGTAATTAGGAAAAGATGGATCAGCGTATTTACCACGATCTTTTTACTCTTATAATAAAATGAGTTCATCATTTTTTATTTTACTGGCCTTTCTTGGAAAAACGGTATTGGATAAAAGATATTATAATCAATACCAGGCCAAAAGTAATCCCCTGGGCGCAGGCATAACCAAAACGCGATGAGCCGCGCATCGAAGCCAGGATCCTTAAAACCGGAACCGAAGTATGCCCGGCGAATTCTCCCCCGACAAGGCTGACAATCAATACAAACACCTGCATCGTGCCTAGAACCGTAAGGATGGCAACCAGCACCATCACCGGGATCATTAAAGGCAGGGTTATTTTTTTAAATGACTGCCAGGCGCTGGCTCCGTCGACCCGGGCGGCTTCGTAAAGCTCGCGCGGAATAGTCTGTAAGCCCGCCAGAAAGATTAAAAATCCCCAGCCAAAACCTTTCCAGCAATGCACAATCGCCACGGTAGTAAGGGCGGTATTGGGGTCGGATAACCAATTATGCACTAAATGCGGAAAACCCATTTGCGTAAGCGTCCGGTTGATTACGTTTGCTCCGTCAATATCATTGATAATAAAACGCCAGGCCATGCCCACGACCACTTCCGAGAGGACCGGGGGGATAAAAAAAATCACCCGGTAAAAATTTTTCATCCTGATTTCACGGTCGCAGGCCCAGGCAAGCATAAAAGCCAGGATATTCTGGAAGGTCAAGGCAATCAAAGTAATATAACCGGCGTTCCACATTGACTGCCACCAGTTTCTATCTTGCAGGAAGATCTCTTTAAAATTCTGCAGGCCGACGAATACCTTAGTAAAAGAAATCCCATCCCAATCAAAGAGGCCCAACTGAAAAACCCAAATAAAAGGAATAATATAGAATATGGAAAATATGGTTACTGCCGGCAGGACAAAGGTGTAATTTTCTAATGTATCTTTTATCTTCATTATTTCGCTTTTCTCTTGGCCATCTCACGATCCTTAATCTGCTGCACTTCCGCGGCTACCTGTTCGGGAGTTTTCTCTCCGATAATAATGGACTGGATGCCGCGGTCAAAGGCCTCGATGACCAAAGAAAACTCCGAAACCCCCCAGACATTCGGATGGGTCGCATATTCCATACCGCGGGCAAATTGGGCAAGCACTTCAGGAATCTTAGCCAGACAGTTTTTGTTGGCAGGCAGATTATTGGTGGCTTTGGATAAATACGCCTGCTGGTCCTGGTCGGTCAACCAAATTAAAAACTTAACCGCTTCTTCCTTATTCTTAGAACGCGCGTTAACCATAAAAGAAGAACCTGCTCCGCCCCAAATAGACATCGGATACTTGTCCGAGGCCTGCGGCGGCAGCATCGCCCCGTATTCAAGGTTAGGATTCATTCCTTTATAAACATTCACGCACCAGGAGCCGTTAAAAGCAAAAACAGCTTTTTCATTGGCAAAAAGCTGTTCCGCGGATTTATTAATCATGGTTACCAGGCCTTTAGCTAAGACACCTGAATCCTGCATCTGTTTAAAGATAGAAAATACCTTGACCCAATCCAGATCGGTGTAGGGGACTTCCCCTCTTATCGT is part of the Candidatus Omnitrophota bacterium genome and harbors:
- a CDS encoding carbohydrate ABC transporter permease, whose product is MMNSFYYKSKKIVVNTLIHLFLITVAITCLYPLLWMIVSSLKTQDMIFKDISLIPHQFRLENYVLAWKEGGFGGNFCNSIIYTVSVVFGIVIISSMAAYAFSRLRFVGSKFLFIMFMAAMMIPIPGSFVALYVLLNKLHLRNTPIGYILCMINVGLSTSIFLLKTFFDKMPKELEDAARIDGCSKIGIWWHVALPLAKPVLAVVIVFNALAVWNEYILALIIFDNRKFMPLQVALQSFQGEFVTNYPLLMAGLTITALPIILVYLFMQKYIIKGVTQGAVVG
- a CDS encoding sugar ABC transporter permease encodes the protein MKIKDTLENYTFVLPAVTIFSIFYIIPFIWVFQLGLFDWDGISFTKVFVGLQNFKEIFLQDRNWWQSMWNAGYITLIALTFQNILAFMLAWACDREIRMKNFYRVIFFIPPVLSEVVVGMAWRFIINDIDGANVINRTLTQMGFPHLVHNWLSDPNTALTTVAIVHCWKGFGWGFLIFLAGLQTIPRELYEAARVDGASAWQSFKKITLPLMIPVMVLVAILTVLGTMQVFVLIVSLVGGEFAGHTSVPVLRILASMRGSSRFGYACAQGITFGLVLIIISFIQYRFSKKGQ
- a CDS encoding glycoside hydrolase family 2 TIM barrel-domain containing protein, whose translation is MKFKFVKLIFTMAFICQCTSVLAAQPIPLAAKPSSGELTTKAWIAHGKRDIEATNKYTQECIDLYASQADKEQAALTALPKNKKEIEAVQVLNDVTTCYFIQAESLMRQQKLDEAKKIFKLIIDKYSYGQGWDPRGWFWSIKLAAEQSIKKIETGSIEVEQKKKVSQLLTKLSLFDPGKEEFVDYAKYGEFQNTGTKDYKYVIADQKGLIEAVGEGVYPNNSAVRKDPIFKQVIKDKRLEGDVWDFLYSPDLEAAFVKWTTSSEPQGVKLYGTGLILEKAGLITQAIKCYYSIVVHFPGSYGWTYWHTPWYVGQAAIAKINFLLRRNPQLGYKLEGARIDIINGFDNDISNDIAVTNPGKFVKVDMAQEAVKPKPTAESVGIKKKIGHGKVRLVQYNNDDWQLVVEDKPYIIKGITYAPTKVGQSPDDGTLKNWMEEDLDGNGKIDGPYDAFVDKNRNNIQDADEPAVGDFKLMQDMGVNTIRLYHHPLKVNKELMRDMYNTYGISVIMGDFLGKYAIGSGATWNPGTDYNNEEQKKKMIESVKGMVNEFKDEPYILFWLLGNENVYGYACNANEYPEAYFKFANEVARIIKSIDPNHPVAICSGDILFLDKFGKNAPDIDIFGTNAYRGDYGFGAFWRQVKEQAGKPAFITEFGCPAYAEGKSVDEAEELQAQYHLGSWEDIQNNMAFENGAGNAIGGVVFEWLDEWWKAYEPAIHDTKGLWTGPFPDGYMHEEWLGMAGQGDGKLSPFLRQLRKAYYMYQKKWR
- a CDS encoding ROK family protein; translated protein: MHLLDLQKEDFSEKEKRNIEILGILRKQGPISRPDISQEMGINIVSVSNYIDDFIKSNLVYEKELDVSEGGRRPVLLDLNPRAGYAIGVGLNLMNMVGLLVDLKGNIITKTQIARPQASVKEVSECLLEIVREILRRSKGYVENIKGIGIGVAGLINKKDGSIRWPQKMDHYYTYASVDLPLKGLIEKEFNLPALIENDASSACFGEHWLDLGGAYKDIIYMFSGVGCGIMINGELYRGWQGYAGEVSIYNYKEQDLFNCPAGSPCFVKRWDMDLGIIDEIKAILLKDKGKAAEFLRATSTSIENIDLKSIFSASRLKNEVALAALARAAKRLGIKIAYLVNLLNPQVVIIGGGFEESGEEFLNKVRNTVVDWAFREVTADLKITYSQLRENAVAMGAASLVLERVFAQL
- a CDS encoding LacI family DNA-binding transcriptional regulator; this translates as MTRTKKAASPSRNNSIVDVARASGVSITTVSRVINKIGSVKESNRIKVMNAVRELKFQPSIFAQRLATGKSNVVALVIPRYEGVFYSFYALELIRGVGTMCEALKLDLLLHLTDARAPLSLRGVGGIIFSDIIGNRAQLEESLVKGIPSVVINYYVDDLNVSCIAIDNAGGAESAVNYLIELGHRKIAHITGDVMTQAAAKRLEGYKHALTKNNIKVREDYIFQTDYSRGAARSAAEKLIKAFDPATAVFVASDAMALEVMAVARELGKNIPDDLSIVGFDDNPSGLYGPVGLTTVRQPLIRMAEESVKELNRLIVLNKNAPKKILLPAELVIRESCKPFAGG